In Fluviicola taffensis DSM 16823, the following are encoded in one genomic region:
- a CDS encoding ChaN family lipoprotein: MKTILLALLVYSSSYAQDLEAFRIFDSKGKQVSFQKMMNQVSANQVILFGEFHDNPISHWMELNVLMELNKKTKSSQLAVGFEMFELHQIKALNNYISNKSYKALKDSTELWSNFKTDYKPVLDSAIAFGNTPFAANVMRKYASLVFKKGLSALDTLPEDQMKLMAPLPFPFDSTLTQYVELINMGKEMHASGINFAYAQAIKDATMAYSIVAQLKKSKQVFFLNGAFHSDFHQGIMWYVQHYLPGAKVGTITTVSQKDVRKLEKEHLNRADFIIVVNETMTSTH, from the coding sequence AAGATTTGGAAGCATTTCGCATTTTTGACTCAAAAGGGAAGCAAGTTTCGTTTCAAAAAATGATGAATCAGGTTTCTGCAAACCAGGTTATTTTGTTTGGTGAATTCCACGATAATCCGATTTCGCATTGGATGGAATTGAACGTTTTGATGGAATTGAATAAGAAGACGAAAAGTTCGCAACTGGCGGTAGGATTTGAAATGTTTGAACTACACCAAATCAAAGCATTGAATAATTATATCAGTAATAAATCATACAAAGCACTGAAAGATTCTACCGAATTATGGTCGAATTTCAAAACAGACTACAAACCGGTATTGGATTCTGCCATTGCATTCGGGAACACTCCTTTTGCAGCAAATGTGATGCGGAAATATGCCAGTTTGGTTTTCAAAAAGGGATTGTCTGCTTTGGATACGCTTCCAGAAGATCAAATGAAATTAATGGCACCATTGCCTTTTCCATTCGATTCAACTTTGACTCAATATGTAGAGCTTATCAATATGGGGAAAGAGATGCATGCTTCAGGAATTAATTTTGCGTATGCGCAAGCAATCAAAGATGCAACGATGGCTTATTCGATTGTGGCGCAATTAAAGAAAAGTAAGCAAGTATTTTTTCTAAATGGTGCTTTCCATTCCGATTTTCACCAAGGAATTATGTGGTATGTTCAGCACTATTTGCCTGGAGCAAAAGTGGGAACAATCACAACGGTTTCTCAAAAAGATGTCCGCAAATTGGAAAAAGAACATTTGAACCGGGCAGATTTTATCATTGTGGTGAATGAAACGATGACGAGTACACATTAG
- the purT gene encoding formate-dependent phosphoribosylglycinamide formyltransferase: MQKKILLLGSGELGKELVIALQRLGQTVIAVDSYENAPAMQVADSFEVINMLDAVSLDAIVAKHQPDLIVPEIEAIRTERFYEYEKMGIQVIPSAKAANFTMNRKAIRDLAAKDLGVKTANYLYAKTGEEFEKAVLDIGIPCVVKPLMSSSGKGQSVIRSKEEISKAWTYAIEGSRGDLKEVIVEEFIPFDYEITLLTVTQNNGETLFCAPIGHRQERGDYQESWQPMPMNSEHLKEAQEMAAKVTKALGGSGLWGVEFFITKEGAYFSELSPRPHDTGMVTLAGTQNFSEFELHARAILGLPIPSITALKNGASAVVLANKESENAPTFSGLEDVLKVEGSDVRIFGKPTTRPYRRMAVVLYSGDQEVEQITDKAKELARKITINYR, translated from the coding sequence ATGCAAAAGAAAATTTTACTTCTAGGCTCTGGTGAACTTGGAAAGGAGCTTGTAATCGCCCTTCAAAGGTTGGGTCAGACGGTTATTGCTGTGGATAGTTATGAAAATGCGCCTGCTATGCAAGTTGCAGATTCGTTTGAAGTGATTAACATGTTGGATGCAGTTTCCTTAGATGCGATTGTTGCAAAACACCAGCCAGATTTAATTGTTCCTGAAATTGAAGCAATTCGAACGGAACGGTTTTACGAGTATGAGAAGATGGGAATTCAAGTCATTCCTTCTGCAAAAGCTGCCAATTTTACGATGAATCGCAAAGCAATTCGTGATTTAGCCGCAAAAGATTTGGGTGTAAAAACCGCTAATTACTTGTATGCTAAAACAGGTGAGGAGTTTGAAAAAGCTGTTTTGGATATTGGAATTCCTTGTGTGGTAAAACCATTGATGTCGAGCTCTGGAAAAGGGCAGTCCGTTATTCGTTCTAAAGAAGAAATTTCAAAAGCATGGACTTACGCAATAGAAGGTTCACGTGGCGATTTGAAAGAAGTAATCGTGGAAGAATTTATTCCTTTTGATTATGAAATCACCTTGTTAACAGTTACTCAAAATAACGGAGAAACATTGTTCTGCGCTCCAATTGGTCACCGCCAAGAACGTGGTGATTATCAGGAAAGCTGGCAACCAATGCCCATGAATTCCGAACATTTGAAAGAAGCACAAGAAATGGCGGCAAAAGTGACCAAAGCATTGGGTGGTTCTGGTTTGTGGGGAGTGGAATTTTTTATTACGAAAGAAGGCGCTTATTTTTCCGAACTGTCTCCGCGACCACATGATACAGGAATGGTTACTTTGGCTGGAACGCAAAATTTCAGTGAGTTTGAATTACATGCCCGAGCTATTTTGGGCTTGCCAATTCCATCGATTACCGCATTGAAAAATGGAGCAAGTGCCGTTGTTTTGGCAAATAAAGAATCAGAGAACGCTCCAACTTTTTCAGGATTGGAAGATGTTTTAAAAGTAGAAGGATCGGATGTTCGTATTTTCGGTAAACCAACCACAAGACCTTATCGTAGAATGGCAGTTGTATTGTATTCTGGGGATCAAGAGGTCGAACAGATTACAGATAAAGCAAAAGAGTTAGCACGAAAAATAACGATCAATTACCGTTAA
- a CDS encoding AsmA-like C-terminal region-containing protein — MSKKEKLPKKKKSFIRRLFKWTGITILFLIIAIILIPIIFKDEIKELVLKEVSKSLKADVTIEDFDLTFLSTFPNVTIQLYDTKVTGRTEFKGVELANIKTIEAHVGLWDVIGGDEIEIDEVHISDAKFDVRVDPAGKANYDIVIPEDEKPVADQGPSKFKMSLKEYSLNNIQLVFDDQASDMYANIKNLNHTGEGDLTADIIDFETSTKIDEVTLEMDGLSYLSKVKTDADVNLLMEFKEDDSKFTLKDNSFALNNFHMSLDGFYQMLKDHSQMDLKLNTKEISFKDLLSLVPSFYQSGYESMIAKGDLKMNGEVKGRMDDKNMPGWDFGLNVKNASIRYPALPGSINNIIVDAGSKFAGGSNLDLMTLDVTKFHSEFVGNLIDANLKLRNPMTDPLIDSKLKAKVNLATLGKVMPLAEGESYKGKLNADVALNGRMSAIETEQYEKFNAQGLIELFDFLYKSKDLNEDVNVKDLTFRFSPQNLSLEKMNARMGKSDFAMNGKIDNYLGYLFGKKKEDQLLKGVFAFNSNNLDLDQLMGASTAPSAATTSAEPAPVDPNTEPLLIPDNIDFDLNTNIQKLHYNGIDVNNIKGNVNMKEEVASLNGLSMNTMGGTVGLRGSYSSKDHNKPAIDLGYNLKEIDIQEITTHFLTIEKLAPVAKYAKGKFSSSLNLKGDLTKALEPVYNSLTGDGDLFTNLVTVSGFEPLKKLGESLNMDKLSNQTFKDVKAFFSFADGKVTMKKPLKIKMSGIDTEITGSTAFTQEIDYKMLMQVPKSMIPAGIIKVAEQGLAKVNGLVPKLNIGSIPDIIPVNALVGGTVMKPVIKTDFKEALLKATGNLKNTIQDKGKELVNKAKDSVRTVVKEKVEEVKKDLIAEKNKIMADAEKEADKVRAEAKKGGDQLRAEADKQCNDAMTAAGSNPLKKKAAEIACKEGKKKADNSITKLEQEANTKADNIIVKAKEKADAVK; from the coding sequence ATGTCGAAAAAAGAAAAATTGCCAAAAAAGAAAAAGAGCTTCATTAGAAGGCTTTTCAAATGGACTGGAATAACCATCTTGTTCTTAATCATTGCAATCATTTTAATTCCTATAATTTTCAAAGATGAGATTAAGGAGCTGGTATTGAAAGAAGTAAGCAAATCTTTAAAAGCCGATGTTACTATCGAGGATTTCGATTTAACCTTTCTTTCTACGTTCCCAAATGTTACCATTCAATTATATGACACAAAAGTAACAGGTAGAACGGAATTTAAAGGCGTAGAGTTGGCAAATATCAAAACTATTGAGGCACATGTAGGTTTATGGGATGTAATCGGTGGAGATGAGATCGAAATTGATGAAGTGCATATATCCGATGCGAAGTTTGATGTACGTGTGGATCCAGCAGGAAAAGCCAATTACGACATTGTTATTCCGGAAGATGAAAAACCAGTTGCAGATCAAGGGCCTTCCAAATTTAAAATGTCTTTGAAGGAATATTCTTTAAATAATATCCAATTGGTGTTTGACGATCAAGCTTCTGACATGTATGCCAACATCAAAAACCTAAATCATACAGGTGAAGGAGATTTAACGGCAGATATCATCGATTTTGAAACAAGCACTAAAATAGACGAAGTAACACTGGAAATGGATGGTTTGAGCTATTTATCCAAAGTGAAAACAGATGCAGATGTGAATTTGTTGATGGAATTCAAGGAAGACGATTCCAAATTCACCTTGAAAGACAACAGCTTTGCCTTGAATAACTTTCACATGTCTTTAGATGGTTTTTACCAAATGCTGAAAGACCATTCTCAAATGGATTTGAAATTAAATACCAAAGAAATCAGTTTCAAAGACTTATTGTCACTTGTGCCTAGTTTCTACCAAAGCGGATATGAAAGCATGATTGCAAAAGGTGATTTGAAAATGAATGGCGAAGTGAAAGGCCGTATGGATGACAAAAACATGCCAGGGTGGGATTTTGGTTTGAACGTAAAAAATGCCTCCATTCGTTATCCTGCGCTTCCTGGTTCTATCAATAACATCATCGTAGATGCAGGATCTAAGTTCGCAGGAGGTTCCAATTTGGATTTAATGACATTAGATGTCACGAAATTCCATTCAGAGTTCGTTGGAAACTTAATTGACGCGAATTTGAAATTGAGAAACCCAATGACAGATCCATTGATTGATTCCAAACTAAAGGCGAAAGTAAACTTAGCTACACTTGGAAAAGTAATGCCGTTGGCTGAAGGTGAATCATACAAAGGGAAATTGAACGCCGATGTTGCGTTAAATGGTCGAATGAGCGCTATTGAAACCGAACAATACGAAAAGTTCAATGCACAAGGTCTAATCGAATTGTTCGACTTCCTATACAAATCAAAAGACTTGAATGAAGATGTAAACGTGAAAGATTTGACTTTCCGCTTCAGTCCGCAAAACTTGTCTTTGGAGAAAATGAATGCAAGGATGGGTAAATCAGATTTTGCCATGAACGGAAAAATCGACAACTACTTGGGTTATTTATTCGGGAAAAAGAAAGAAGATCAGTTATTGAAAGGTGTATTTGCCTTCAATAGTAACAACTTGGACTTGGATCAACTCATGGGAGCTTCTACTGCTCCATCTGCTGCAACTACCAGTGCAGAACCAGCTCCAGTAGACCCAAATACTGAACCGCTTTTAATTCCTGACAACATTGATTTCGATTTGAATACCAACATCCAAAAATTGCATTACAACGGTATTGATGTAAACAATATCAAAGGAAATGTAAACATGAAAGAGGAAGTAGCTTCGTTGAATGGCTTGTCTATGAATACGATGGGCGGAACAGTTGGTTTAAGAGGAAGTTATAGCTCCAAAGACCACAACAAGCCAGCAATTGATTTGGGTTATAACTTGAAAGAAATCGATATTCAAGAAATTACAACGCATTTCCTAACGATCGAGAAATTGGCTCCAGTTGCCAAATATGCAAAAGGAAAATTCAGTTCAAGTTTAAACTTGAAAGGCGATTTGACAAAAGCGCTAGAGCCTGTTTACAATTCATTGACAGGTGATGGAGATTTATTTACCAACCTCGTTACAGTAAGCGGGTTCGAACCATTGAAAAAATTGGGAGAATCCTTAAACATGGATAAATTGTCCAACCAAACATTCAAGGATGTGAAAGCGTTCTTCAGTTTTGCAGATGGAAAAGTAACCATGAAAAAACCGTTGAAAATCAAAATGAGTGGAATCGATACGGAAATCACTGGTTCCACTGCATTTACCCAAGAAATTGACTACAAAATGCTGATGCAGGTTCCAAAATCCATGATTCCAGCTGGAATCATCAAAGTTGCAGAACAAGGTTTGGCAAAAGTAAACGGACTTGTACCCAAATTAAATATTGGATCTATTCCTGATATCATTCCAGTAAATGCACTAGTTGGAGGAACGGTTATGAAACCAGTCATCAAAACAGATTTCAAAGAAGCATTGCTAAAAGCTACAGGCAATTTAAAAAACACGATACAGGACAAAGGAAAAGAATTGGTTAATAAAGCCAAAGATTCGGTAAGAACCGTGGTCAAAGAAAAAGTGGAAGAGGTAAAGAAAGACCTTATCGCAGAGAAAAACAAGATTATGGCCGATGCTGAAAAAGAAGCAGACAAAGTGAGAGCGGAAGCTAAAAAAGGTGGAGATCAACTTCGAGCGGAAGCAGACAAACAATGTAATGATGCAATGACTGCCGCTGGAAGCAATCCACTGAAAAAGAAAGCTGCTGAAATCGCTTGTAAAGAAGGAAAGAAAAAAGCAGACAACAGTATCACCAAGCTAGAACAAGAAGCAAATACCAAAGCAGACAATATCATTGTCAAAGCCAAGGAAAAAGCAGATGCTGTGAAGTAA
- a CDS encoding NAD(P)/FAD-dependent oxidoreductase — MKRIIIIGGGPAGLMAATQLLKSDCEILLLDQKASVGRKFLVAGDGGFNLTHSETPSEFREKYDSDWIKQVIRQFTNKDWIKFLKQIGIETKVGSSGKIFPADEIKPIQVLNAWKEFLAPKVEFVLNTRFLNFDDKHIEVEREGKTEKLDFDYLVLALGGKSWPVTGSDGAWVPIFEKKNIVINELKPSNSGLVLYENWIENLDGKILKNIQTTCGNQTCTGDLTITKYGVEGKPAYAINDALRKMEKPAFKVDLKPQMTKEKVFEILKKAKNPSQGLKELKLGEVAIFWIKTFVSKERFLNPKELTKTIKEFSIGIKGFRPIDEVISCAGGVSTEEISEFGELNKFPNVFVAGEMIDWDAPTGGYLIQGSVSTGYVAGKSIAKQLSGSIV; from the coding sequence TTGAAACGAATCATAATTATTGGTGGCGGACCAGCAGGATTGATGGCTGCCACTCAATTGTTGAAAAGCGATTGCGAAATTCTACTCTTGGACCAGAAAGCCAGTGTAGGAAGAAAATTCTTGGTTGCTGGAGACGGAGGCTTTAACCTCACACATTCTGAGACCCCGAGTGAATTTCGGGAAAAGTACGATTCTGATTGGATTAAACAAGTAATCAGACAGTTTACGAACAAGGATTGGATTAAATTCCTGAAACAAATAGGAATAGAAACGAAAGTGGGTTCTTCTGGAAAGATTTTTCCTGCAGACGAAATCAAACCGATACAGGTTCTGAATGCCTGGAAGGAATTTCTTGCTCCGAAAGTGGAGTTTGTGTTGAATACGCGTTTTTTGAACTTTGATGATAAACACATTGAGGTCGAAAGAGAAGGCAAAACAGAAAAATTGGATTTTGATTACCTTGTTTTGGCACTTGGTGGAAAATCTTGGCCCGTAACTGGTTCAGATGGAGCTTGGGTTCCCATTTTCGAAAAGAAAAATATTGTCATTAATGAGCTTAAACCAAGTAATTCTGGATTGGTTTTGTATGAAAACTGGATAGAAAATCTGGATGGAAAAATTCTAAAGAATATTCAGACCACTTGCGGGAATCAAACTTGCACAGGTGATTTGACCATTACGAAGTACGGTGTGGAAGGAAAACCTGCTTATGCAATTAACGATGCTTTGCGAAAAATGGAGAAACCAGCTTTTAAAGTCGATTTGAAACCTCAAATGACGAAGGAAAAGGTGTTTGAAATTTTGAAAAAGGCCAAAAATCCATCTCAAGGATTGAAAGAACTAAAATTAGGTGAAGTAGCTATTTTTTGGATTAAGACTTTTGTTTCCAAAGAGCGTTTTTTAAATCCAAAGGAATTGACAAAGACAATCAAGGAATTTTCAATTGGAATAAAAGGTTTCAGGCCAATTGATGAGGTGATTTCATGTGCTGGAGGAGTTTCTACGGAAGAAATTTCAGAATTTGGTGAATTAAATAAATTTCCAAATGTATTTGTCGCAGGAGAAATGATTGATTGGGATGCGCCAACAGGTGGTTATTTGATTCAGGGTTCTGTTTCCACTGGATATGTTGCAGGGAAATCAATTGCAAAGCAATTGAGTGGTTCAATAGTTTAA
- a CDS encoding polyphosphate polymerase domain-containing protein gives MKGRLTDLLHTYNGISLDELSRAPLMNRVDEKFAFPISKLDDFLDEMRPYYDVLNIDGKVIFDYTSQYFDNSNYGFFQDHHKAIPNRFKVRIRTYLDSNKSYLEVKEKIKGRTDKNRITIDGFTSEFSEDQLLFLQERLRKQLDLKPVMVNSYRRITLVNKTAEERLTIDFEIVNGTLDSTNSKNQTLSSIVIAELKQPRLDRTSPFYQLMKRELIRPFRISKFCFGMIDLYDENRLKSNRFKAKLLLIQKLIKNTSHAALPQTGF, from the coding sequence ATGAAGGGAAGATTAACCGATTTATTACATACTTACAATGGAATTTCATTGGATGAATTGTCGCGTGCTCCCTTGATGAATCGTGTGGATGAAAAATTCGCATTCCCCATCAGTAAACTGGATGATTTTTTGGATGAAATGCGTCCTTATTACGATGTTCTAAATATTGACGGCAAAGTAATTTTTGATTATACGAGTCAGTATTTTGACAACTCAAATTACGGTTTTTTTCAAGATCATCACAAAGCAATACCCAATCGATTTAAGGTTCGGATTCGCACTTACCTCGACAGCAACAAATCGTATTTGGAAGTAAAAGAAAAAATAAAGGGCAGAACAGATAAAAATCGGATTACTATTGATGGTTTTACATCTGAATTCTCTGAAGATCAACTTTTGTTTCTACAAGAACGACTCAGAAAACAACTCGATTTAAAGCCAGTTATGGTGAATAGCTATCGCAGAATTACATTGGTGAATAAAACTGCTGAAGAACGTTTGACCATTGACTTTGAAATTGTAAATGGAACATTAGACTCAACAAATTCCAAAAATCAAACACTTTCATCGATTGTTATTGCGGAATTGAAACAACCAAGGCTTGATAGAACTTCTCCATTCTATCAATTAATGAAGCGGGAATTAATTCGTCCTTTTCGCATTTCTAAATTCTGCTTTGGAATGATTGATTTATATGACGAAAACCGTCTGAAATCAAACCGATTCAAAGCAAAACTACTTCTTATACAAAAACTAATAAAAAACACATCACATGCTGCTCTCCCACAAACCGGATTCTGA
- a CDS encoding DUF4956 domain-containing protein, which translates to MLLSHKPDSELFGISFFNEDLYPLLFRMSVNLVVLVILIRFMYYTKARRKDYLFTYFMIGMITFFLCFGLKKLDIDTGMGLGLFAIFGILRYRTEGIEIKEMTYLFLVIGLSVINALASNKISLAEMGVMNGALLLLVAGLEYLWLLKHETRKIIVYDRIDLIQPEKYEEMVSDVQKRTGLKINRIEIGKIDFLRDVAQLMIFYDGDIQSFGTGTGPSDSE; encoded by the coding sequence ATGCTGCTCTCCCACAAACCGGATTCTGAATTATTTGGTATTTCTTTTTTCAACGAAGACCTCTATCCTCTGTTGTTCCGAATGAGCGTAAACCTAGTCGTTTTAGTCATTTTGATTCGTTTCATGTACTATACAAAAGCAAGAAGAAAAGACTACCTTTTCACTTACTTCATGATTGGAATGATTACCTTTTTCTTATGTTTCGGATTGAAAAAATTAGACATCGACACTGGAATGGGCTTAGGTTTATTCGCCATCTTTGGAATTCTTCGTTATCGAACAGAAGGCATCGAAATCAAGGAGATGACTTACCTCTTTTTGGTAATTGGTCTTTCAGTTATCAATGCATTGGCTTCCAATAAAATTTCATTGGCAGAAATGGGAGTAATGAACGGAGCATTGTTATTACTCGTTGCTGGATTAGAATATTTGTGGTTACTGAAACATGAAACCCGTAAAATCATTGTTTACGATCGAATCGACCTCATCCAACCTGAGAAATACGAAGAAATGGTATCTGACGTTCAAAAAAGAACTGGTTTGAAGATCAACCGCATTGAAATTGGTAAGATTGATTTCTTACGCGATGTTGCTCAATTGATGATATTCTATGATGGAGATATTCAATCATTCGGAACGGGAACTGGACCAAGTGATTCGGAGTAA